From Cellulomonas fimi ATCC 484, a single genomic window includes:
- a CDS encoding catalase: MSHVPPTTTNSGAPVASDAHSLAVGSDGPIVLHDHYLVEKLAQFNRERVPERVVHAKGGGAFGTFTTTGDVSAYTRAALFQPGVTTDMLARFSSVAGENGSPDTWRDPRGFALKFYTSEGNYDLVGNNTPVFFLRDGIKFPDFIRSQKRLPGSHLRDNDMQWDFWTLSPESAHQVTWLMGDRGLPSSWRHMDGFGSHTYQWVNAAGERFWVKYHFTTQQGIDNLTPDEAAQLAGSDADHHIRDLWDHIAAGDFPRWTLSVQVMPYEDAKTYRFNPFDLTKVWPHGDYPLVEVGVMELNRNPDNYFAQIEQATFAPSNFVPGIGASPDKMLLARIFSYADAHRYRVGTNHAQLPVNAPHSEVHSYSKDGAARISFHGPDVPVYAPNSAGGPAADPARAAESGWESDGAMVRAAATLHPEDDDFGQAGTLYREVFDDAARARFLDVITGHVGAVRREDIRERAIQYWTQVDSGLGARLRAALTGTAPVENGEPATASVPVA; the protein is encoded by the coding sequence ATGTCTCACGTGCCCCCGACGACCACGAACTCCGGCGCGCCCGTCGCGTCGGACGCGCACTCGCTCGCGGTCGGGTCCGACGGCCCGATCGTCCTGCACGACCACTACCTGGTCGAGAAGCTCGCGCAGTTCAACCGGGAGCGCGTGCCCGAGCGCGTGGTGCACGCCAAGGGCGGCGGTGCGTTCGGCACGTTCACGACCACGGGCGACGTCTCCGCCTACACACGCGCCGCGCTGTTCCAGCCCGGCGTGACGACGGACATGCTCGCGCGGTTCTCCTCCGTCGCGGGCGAGAACGGCTCGCCCGACACGTGGCGCGACCCGCGCGGCTTCGCGCTGAAGTTCTACACGTCCGAGGGCAACTACGACCTCGTCGGCAACAACACCCCGGTGTTCTTCCTGCGTGACGGCATCAAGTTCCCCGACTTCATCCGCTCGCAGAAGCGCCTGCCCGGCTCGCACCTGCGCGACAACGACATGCAGTGGGACTTCTGGACGCTGTCGCCCGAGTCGGCGCACCAGGTCACGTGGCTCATGGGTGACCGCGGGCTCCCGTCCTCGTGGCGGCACATGGACGGCTTCGGCTCGCACACCTACCAGTGGGTCAACGCCGCGGGCGAGCGGTTCTGGGTGAAGTACCACTTCACGACCCAGCAGGGCATCGACAACCTCACGCCCGACGAGGCCGCGCAGCTCGCCGGCTCGGACGCCGACCACCACATCCGCGACCTGTGGGACCACATCGCCGCGGGCGACTTCCCGCGCTGGACGCTGTCGGTCCAGGTGATGCCGTACGAGGACGCGAAGACCTACCGCTTCAACCCGTTCGACCTGACGAAGGTGTGGCCGCACGGCGACTACCCGCTCGTCGAGGTGGGCGTCATGGAGCTCAACCGCAACCCCGACAACTACTTCGCACAGATCGAGCAGGCGACGTTCGCGCCGTCGAACTTCGTGCCCGGCATCGGTGCGAGCCCCGACAAGATGCTGCTCGCGCGGATCTTCTCCTACGCCGACGCGCACCGGTACCGCGTCGGCACCAACCACGCGCAGCTGCCCGTCAACGCGCCGCACTCCGAGGTGCACTCGTACTCGAAGGACGGCGCCGCACGCATCAGCTTCCACGGCCCGGACGTCCCGGTGTACGCGCCGAACTCGGCGGGCGGCCCGGCGGCCGACCCGGCGCGCGCGGCCGAGAGCGGCTGGGAGTCGGACGGCGCCATGGTCCGTGCCGCGGCGACGCTGCACCCCGAGGACGACGACTTCGGGCAGGCCGGCACCCTCTACCGCGAGGTGTTCGACGACGCCGCACGCGCCCGGTTCCTCGACGTCATCACCGGCCACGTCGGCGCGGTCCGCCGCGAGGACATCCGCGAGCGCGCGATCCAGTACTGGACCCAGGTCGACAGCGGTCTGGGCGCACGCCTGCGCGCCGCGCTGACCGGCACCGCGCCCGTCGAGAACGGCGAGCCGGCCACCGCGAGCGTCCCCGTCGCCTGA
- a CDS encoding SseB family protein, with product MTTGHAGGRELPPSSPFAADDGSADPNVAEALDALDAGRGSVADVVSALAGTRVLVPVLAELEVADVVEHDGHAHTVDKEASAGIVALRTEDGRTALPVFTSVAAMAAWRSDARPVPTDVTRAALSAVSEGWEVMVVDAGGPVTVLLPRTAVWALAQQQGWRPAVLDGGVDADVTAAVRGALAGVPGVVSAGTEPGRRAEVAVVLTLVPGLDRTRLDGVLAQVNAALAADPVVAERVDSLELRLRAAG from the coding sequence GTGACGACGGGGCACGCGGGCGGGCGCGAGCTGCCGCCGTCGTCGCCGTTCGCGGCGGACGACGGGTCGGCGGACCCGAACGTCGCGGAGGCCCTGGACGCGCTCGACGCCGGGCGGGGGAGCGTCGCGGACGTCGTCTCCGCGCTCGCCGGGACGCGCGTCCTGGTCCCGGTCCTCGCGGAGCTCGAGGTCGCGGACGTCGTCGAGCACGACGGGCACGCGCACACGGTCGACAAGGAGGCGTCCGCGGGCATCGTCGCGCTGCGCACCGAGGACGGGCGCACCGCGCTGCCCGTGTTCACGAGCGTGGCCGCCATGGCGGCCTGGCGGTCGGACGCGCGCCCCGTGCCCACGGACGTCACGCGCGCGGCACTCTCGGCGGTCTCCGAGGGGTGGGAGGTCATGGTCGTCGACGCCGGCGGGCCCGTCACCGTCCTGCTGCCGCGCACGGCCGTGTGGGCGCTCGCGCAGCAGCAGGGCTGGCGCCCCGCGGTGCTCGACGGTGGTGTGGACGCCGACGTCACCGCGGCGGTCCGCGGCGCGCTCGCCGGTGTGCCCGGCGTGGTCTCGGCGGGCACCGAGCCCGGCAGGCGCGCGGAGGTGGCCGTCGTCCTCACGCTCGTCCCGGGCCTCGACCGCACACGGCTCGACGGCGTCCTCGCGCAGGTCAACGCCGCGCTGGCCGCCGACCCGGTGGTCGCGGAGCGCGTCGACTCGCTCGAGCTGCGGCTGCGCGCCGCGGGCTGA
- the hisH gene encoding imidazole glycerol phosphate synthase subunit HisH: MSSQPRVVVLDYGFGNVRSAVRALQRVGAQVELTADKHAATEADGLVVPGVGAFAAVMGGLRAVGGDQVVDRRLAGGRPVLGICVGMQVMFAEGVEHGEHTDGLGEWPGVVDRLEADVVPHMGWATVAAPAGTTLFRGLEDERFYFVHSYAARSFPLTDDPDGATPFTAPLVTWATHGDRFVAAVENGPLAATQFHPEKSGDAGAQLLTHWVDSLR, from the coding sequence GTGTCCTCCCAGCCCCGTGTCGTCGTCCTCGACTACGGCTTCGGCAACGTCCGATCCGCCGTGCGCGCGCTGCAGCGCGTCGGTGCGCAGGTCGAGCTGACGGCGGACAAGCACGCCGCGACGGAGGCCGACGGCCTGGTCGTGCCGGGTGTCGGCGCCTTCGCGGCCGTGATGGGCGGGCTGCGCGCCGTGGGCGGTGACCAGGTGGTCGACCGGCGGCTCGCGGGTGGCCGGCCCGTGCTCGGCATCTGCGTCGGGATGCAGGTCATGTTCGCCGAGGGCGTCGAGCACGGCGAGCACACCGACGGGCTCGGGGAGTGGCCCGGCGTGGTCGACCGGCTCGAGGCCGACGTCGTCCCGCACATGGGCTGGGCGACCGTCGCCGCGCCCGCGGGCACGACGCTGTTCCGCGGCCTGGAGGACGAGCGCTTCTACTTCGTGCACTCGTACGCCGCCCGCTCGTTCCCGCTCACGGACGACCCGGACGGGGCCACGCCGTTCACCGCACCGCTCGTGACGTGGGCCACCCACGGCGACCGCTTCGTCGCCGCCGTCGAGAACGGCCCCCTCGCCGCCACGCAGTTCCACCCCGAGAAGTCGGGCGACGCCGGCGCGCAGCTGCTGACCCACTGGGTCGACTCGCTGCGCTGA
- a CDS encoding Fur family transcriptional regulator → MADAVDDDTTLLRSHGLRVTSPRVAVLDVLRRHPHADADTVLRLVRGQVPSVSVQGVYDVLGALTGAGLLRRIEPAGHPARYERRVGDNHHHIVCRGCGALDDVDCAVGHSPCLVPSSTSGFTVDTAEVTFWGLCPACAAAAADD, encoded by the coding sequence TTGGCTGACGCCGTGGACGACGACACGACGCTGCTGCGCAGCCACGGCCTGCGGGTGACCAGCCCGCGCGTCGCCGTGCTCGACGTGCTGCGCCGCCACCCGCACGCCGACGCCGACACCGTGCTGCGGCTCGTGCGCGGCCAGGTGCCGTCGGTCTCGGTGCAGGGCGTCTACGACGTGCTGGGCGCGCTCACGGGCGCGGGCCTGCTCCGGCGGATCGAGCCCGCGGGGCACCCCGCGCGGTACGAGCGGCGCGTCGGCGACAACCACCACCACATCGTCTGCCGCGGCTGCGGCGCGCTCGACGACGTCGACTGCGCCGTCGGCCACTCCCCCTGCCTCGTCCCGAGCTCCACCTCCGGCTTCACCGTCGACACCGCCGAGGTCACGTTCTGGGGCCTGTGCCCCGCGTGCGCCGCCGCGGCTGCCGACGACTGA
- the priA gene encoding bifunctional 1-(5-phosphoribosyl)-5-((5-phosphoribosylamino)methylideneamino)imidazole-4-carboxamide isomerase/phosphoribosylanthranilate isomerase PriA has translation MTDRLELLPAVDVADGQAVRLVQGEAGSETGYGDPLAAALDWHAGGAEWIHLVDLDAAFGRGSNAELLADVTRDLAAKGVRIELSGGIRDDATLARALGTGATRVNLGTAALEDPEWTARVIAEHGDQIAVGLDVRGTTLAARGWTQEGGDLWEVLTRLDAAGCARYVVTDVTKDGTLRGPNVDLLREVCARTDAPVVASGGVSSLEDLRVLRDLVPLGVEGAIVGKALYAGAFTLPEALDVAGRP, from the coding sequence ATGACCGACCGCCTCGAGCTGCTGCCCGCCGTCGACGTCGCCGACGGCCAGGCCGTCCGCCTCGTGCAGGGGGAGGCCGGCTCCGAGACCGGCTACGGCGACCCGCTGGCCGCCGCGCTCGACTGGCACGCGGGCGGCGCCGAGTGGATCCACCTCGTCGACCTCGACGCGGCGTTCGGGCGCGGCTCCAACGCCGAGCTGCTGGCCGACGTCACGCGCGACCTCGCGGCCAAGGGCGTGAGGATCGAGCTGTCGGGCGGCATCCGCGACGACGCCACGCTCGCTCGGGCCCTCGGCACGGGCGCGACGCGCGTCAACCTCGGTACCGCCGCGCTCGAGGACCCCGAGTGGACCGCGCGCGTGATCGCGGAGCATGGCGACCAGATCGCGGTCGGGCTCGACGTGCGCGGCACGACGCTCGCGGCACGCGGCTGGACGCAGGAGGGCGGCGACCTCTGGGAGGTGCTTACGCGCCTCGACGCCGCCGGGTGCGCCCGCTACGTCGTGACCGACGTGACGAAGGACGGCACGCTGCGCGGCCCGAACGTGGACCTGCTGCGCGAGGTGTGCGCCCGCACCGACGCGCCCGTCGTCGCGTCGGGCGGGGTGTCGAGCCTCGAGGACCTGCGCGTTCTGCGCGACCTCGTGCCGCTCGGCGTCGAGGGCGCGATCGTCGGCAAGGCGCTCTACGCGGGCGCGTTCACGCTGCCCGAGGCGCTGGACGTGGCCGGCCGCCCGTGA
- a CDS encoding MFS transporter, giving the protein MARVSRFPYGALLRLPGVGRLFAVSFVARIPHAMTGVVLTLHVVTTMDRGYAQAGLVAGAMTVGMAIGAPWRGRLVDRLGLRRAIAPSIVVESAVWVVAPHLSYEALVVAAVVAGLFLVPVFSVSRQSLSVMVPLAQQRSAFALDSVAVEVTFMLAPVLGVVLATQVSTSAALTVVGTTTVLAGLLLFWANPPTRSVTAPDAVPVAADPRASVLGPDLVVVLLAALAASFVLVGTDVALVAALNDEGRAADVGWMIALWAGGSVVGGLVHGARHRSPSPLALVALLALATVPAAFAPVPVWLALAVVLAGLPCAPALSSINATLVRLVPEHRRGEVMGWSGTMSTVGNALGAPLCGWVIDRGTPGHGFLTAAAVGGAVAVGGLVVLRVAGARRGAPVGDAVPVAPVHDPRGAALVSGAPTEGEPALVAPREPLATEGAVVPDPAAR; this is encoded by the coding sequence ATGGCACGCGTGTCCCGCTTCCCCTACGGCGCCCTGCTGCGTCTCCCGGGGGTGGGGCGGCTGTTCGCCGTGTCGTTCGTCGCCCGCATCCCGCACGCCATGACGGGCGTGGTCCTCACGCTGCACGTCGTCACCACGATGGACCGCGGCTACGCGCAGGCGGGGCTCGTCGCGGGCGCGATGACGGTCGGCATGGCGATCGGCGCCCCCTGGCGTGGCCGTCTCGTCGACCGGCTGGGCCTGCGCCGGGCGATCGCGCCGTCGATCGTCGTCGAGTCGGCCGTGTGGGTCGTCGCGCCGCACCTGTCCTACGAGGCGCTCGTCGTCGCCGCCGTCGTCGCGGGCCTGTTCCTCGTGCCGGTGTTCTCCGTGTCGCGCCAGTCGCTGTCCGTCATGGTGCCGCTCGCGCAGCAGCGCTCGGCGTTCGCGCTCGACTCGGTCGCCGTCGAGGTCACGTTCATGCTGGCCCCGGTGCTCGGCGTCGTCCTGGCGACGCAGGTCTCGACCTCCGCCGCGCTGACCGTCGTGGGGACCACGACCGTCCTCGCGGGCCTGCTGCTGTTCTGGGCGAACCCGCCGACCCGCTCGGTGACGGCCCCGGACGCCGTGCCGGTCGCGGCCGACCCGCGCGCGAGCGTGCTGGGCCCCGACCTCGTCGTCGTGCTGCTCGCCGCGCTGGCCGCGTCGTTCGTGCTCGTCGGGACCGACGTGGCGCTCGTCGCGGCGCTCAACGACGAGGGTCGCGCGGCCGACGTCGGCTGGATGATCGCGCTCTGGGCGGGCGGCTCGGTGGTCGGGGGCCTCGTGCACGGTGCCCGTCACCGCTCGCCCTCGCCCCTCGCGCTCGTCGCCCTCCTCGCGCTCGCGACCGTGCCCGCGGCGTTCGCGCCCGTCCCGGTGTGGCTCGCGCTCGCGGTCGTGCTCGCGGGCCTGCCGTGCGCGCCGGCGCTGTCGTCGATCAACGCGACGCTCGTGCGGCTCGTGCCGGAGCACCGGCGCGGCGAGGTCATGGGGTGGAGCGGCACGATGTCGACGGTCGGCAACGCCCTGGGGGCACCGCTGTGCGGCTGGGTCATCGACCGCGGGACGCCCGGGCACGGGTTCCTGACGGCGGCCGCGGTCGGCGGTGCCGTCGCGGTCGGCGGGCTCGTCGTCCTGCGGGTCGCCGGAGCGCGGCGCGGGGCACCCGTGGGCGACGCGGTCCCGGTCGCGCCGGTGCACGACCCGCGGGGCGCGGCGCTCGTCAGCGGCGCCCCCACCGAGGGTGAGCCCGCGCTCGTGGCACCGCGGGAGCCGCTCGCGACCGAGGGTGCGGTCGTGCCCGACCCGGCCGCGCGCTGA
- a CDS encoding spore germination protein GerW family protein, giving the protein MSETPRFDPAALTGAANDNLSVRRVFGEAYERDGVLVIPVARVAGATGLGSGGGESDLPSAPSLRRRAPGDAEPHTGHGLGHGGGGGYAAHVKAVGVFVVDGSGVQWRPTLDLNRVILGGQVVLASALTAWAFAWAVRGRR; this is encoded by the coding sequence GTGTCCGAGACCCCGCGCTTCGACCCGGCCGCGCTGACCGGCGCCGCCAACGACAACCTCAGCGTGCGCCGGGTGTTCGGCGAGGCGTACGAGCGGGACGGCGTGCTCGTCATCCCCGTCGCGCGCGTCGCGGGCGCGACGGGCCTGGGATCCGGCGGCGGCGAGTCCGACCTGCCGTCGGCGCCGTCGCTGCGGCGCCGTGCACCCGGCGACGCCGAGCCGCACACGGGGCACGGCCTCGGGCACGGGGGCGGGGGCGGGTACGCCGCGCACGTCAAGGCCGTCGGCGTGTTCGTCGTCGACGGCTCCGGCGTCCAGTGGCGCCCGACCCTCGACCTCAACCGCGTGATCCTCGGCGGTCAGGTCGTGCTCGCGTCCGCCCTCACCGCGTGGGCGTTCGCGTGGGCGGTCCGCGGGCGCCGGTGA
- a CDS encoding DUF1844 domain-containing protein: MTGSPTDDPTATAAPDEAAAAETRDIADVAAVEVITTAAVHLMSAAAVKCGLAEDGPQGRGADYLDLDEARKLITALAALVTASAPDIGNQHARSLRDGLRTLQLAFREASTFPDAPGEGPGEKWTGSVV; this comes from the coding sequence ATGACCGGCTCCCCCACCGACGACCCGACCGCCACCGCCGCCCCCGACGAGGCCGCGGCCGCCGAGACCCGCGACATCGCCGACGTCGCCGCGGTCGAGGTCATCACGACCGCGGCGGTGCACCTCATGAGCGCGGCCGCCGTGAAGTGCGGGCTCGCCGAGGACGGCCCGCAGGGCCGCGGTGCCGACTACCTAGACCTCGACGAGGCGCGCAAGCTCATCACCGCGCTCGCCGCGCTCGTCACCGCGTCCGCCCCCGACATCGGCAACCAGCACGCCCGGTCGCTGCGGGACGGGCTGCGCACGCTCCAGCTCGCGTTCCGTGAGGCGTCGACGTTCCCGGACGCGCCCGGCGAGGGGCCGGGCGAGAAGTGGACCGGGTCGGTCGTCTGA
- the rpmI gene encoding 50S ribosomal protein L35, which yields MPKNKTHSGAKKRFRITGSGKVMREQANGRHLLEHKSSRRTRRIAGDVVVSAADTPKIKKLLGK from the coding sequence ATGCCGAAGAACAAGACGCACTCCGGTGCGAAGAAGCGCTTCCGGATCACCGGCAGCGGCAAGGTCATGCGTGAGCAGGCCAACGGCCGTCACCTCCTCGAGCACAAGTCGAGCCGTCGCACCCGCCGCATCGCCGGCGACGTCGTCGTCTCCGCCGCTGACACCCCCAAGATCAAGAAGCTGCTCGGCAAGTGA
- the infC gene encoding translation initiation factor IF-3: MRGCGCARPPPVLRTGAFLVPDGPPPRPEEHHISEPRINDRIRVAEVRLVGPNGEQVGIVRVEDALRLAQDADLDLVEVAPDARPPVCKIMDYGKFKYEADMKAREARRNQTNTVLKEIRFRLKIDPHDYGTKKGHVERFLKAGDKVKVMIMFRGREQSRPEMGIRLLQRLADDVAELGFVESSPKQDGRNMIMVLGPTKKKADQKQEQRRAAQAAARAAESDAPESDAPEQVAPAQAAPSRPASAPAARAAAPAAPAPSAAPAAPSAAPAAPAAAARPATSAPAAAATTAPAAPATTAPAASAPADAPAAQRPTSPRPPAPRPAPARSAAPAPATPRPAAPRPAPAAATPKPAPRPAPRPRPQAPGQAG; this comes from the coding sequence GTGCGCGGGTGCGGGTGTGCGAGGCCTCCTCCTGTACTCAGGACGGGGGCCTTCCTCGTTCCTGACGGTCCACCACCGAGACCTGAGGAGCACCACATCAGCGAGCCCCGCATCAACGATCGGATCCGCGTCGCCGAGGTCCGCCTGGTCGGCCCCAACGGCGAGCAGGTCGGCATCGTCCGCGTGGAGGACGCTCTGCGCCTGGCCCAGGACGCCGACCTCGACCTGGTCGAGGTCGCCCCGGACGCCCGCCCGCCCGTCTGCAAGATCATGGACTACGGCAAGTTCAAGTACGAAGCAGACATGAAGGCCCGCGAGGCCCGGCGCAACCAGACCAACACGGTCCTCAAGGAGATCCGCTTCCGCCTGAAGATCGACCCGCACGACTACGGCACCAAGAAGGGCCACGTCGAGCGGTTCCTCAAGGCGGGGGACAAGGTCAAGGTCATGATCATGTTCCGTGGCCGCGAGCAGTCGCGCCCGGAGATGGGCATCCGCCTGCTGCAGCGGCTGGCCGACGACGTCGCCGAGCTGGGCTTCGTCGAGAGCTCGCCGAAGCAGGACGGGCGCAACATGATCATGGTGCTCGGCCCGACCAAGAAGAAGGCGGACCAGAAGCAGGAGCAGCGCCGCGCGGCCCAGGCCGCCGCTCGCGCCGCCGAGTCCGACGCGCCCGAGTCCGACGCTCCCGAGCAGGTCGCACCGGCGCAGGCTGCGCCGTCGCGACCGGCGAGCGCCCCGGCCGCTCGTGCCGCCGCTCCGGCGGCTCCGGCACCGTCGGCTGCGCCCGCCGCCCCGTCGGCTGCGCCCGCCGCTCCCGCGGCTGCGGCCCGGCCCGCGACGTCGGCTCCCGCTGCGGCGGCGACCACGGCACCTGCCGCACCGGCCACGACGGCTCCGGCGGCCTCGGCGCCTGCCGACGCCCCGGCCGCGCAGCGCCCGACCTCGCCGCGCCCCCCGGCGCCGCGTCCGGCGCCCGCCCGTTCGGCCGCTCCGGCCCCGGCGACGCCGCGACCCGCGGCACCCCGCCCGGCCCCCGCGGCGGCCACGCCCAAGCCGGCTCCTCGCCCTGCCCCGCGGCCCCGGCCGCAGGCCCCCGGGCAGGCCGGCTGA
- the rplT gene encoding 50S ribosomal protein L20 translates to MARVKRAVNAQKKRRATLERASGYRGQRSRLYRKAKEQVTHSLVYAYRDRKVRKQDFRKLWIQRINAASREQGLTYNRLIQGLKLAGVEVDRRVLADLAVNDAPAFAALVQVAKDALPADVNAPSAA, encoded by the coding sequence GTGGCACGCGTGAAGCGGGCGGTCAACGCCCAGAAGAAGCGCCGGGCAACTCTCGAGCGCGCCAGCGGCTACCGCGGGCAGCGCTCGCGCCTCTACCGCAAGGCGAAGGAGCAGGTCACCCACTCCCTCGTCTACGCCTACCGCGACCGCAAGGTCCGCAAGCAGGACTTCCGCAAGCTGTGGATCCAGCGCATCAACGCGGCCTCGCGCGAGCAGGGCCTGACGTACAACCGCCTCATCCAGGGCCTCAAGCTCGCGGGTGTCGAGGTCGACCGTCGTGTCCTCGCCGACCTCGCCGTGAACGACGCGCCGGCCTTCGCCGCGCTCGTGCAGGTCGCGAAGGACGCGCTGCCCGCCGACGTCAACGCGCCGTCGGCTGCGTGA
- the thpR gene encoding RNA 2',3'-cyclic phosphodiesterase, with the protein MRLFAAVWPPDEVLDHLDLALATVRGGPAGASTAVRWSARETWHLTAAFYGELPDGAVPGLTADLAAAARTTRPYSLTLRGAGVFSHRTMWVGVGGDVDAQRALSAACVAAGVEAGAVPDRRPRDRPHLTVARIRPGARPPRRGASRPGRATGPAEGGGARGPRTDEEVARGVARALAVYQGPSWQVDALQLVESRPGAGRGGGPLYEVVDELPFG; encoded by the coding sequence ATGAGGCTGTTCGCGGCCGTGTGGCCGCCCGACGAGGTCCTCGACCACCTCGACCTCGCGCTCGCGACGGTGCGGGGCGGGCCCGCCGGTGCGTCGACCGCCGTGCGGTGGTCCGCGCGCGAGACGTGGCACCTGACGGCCGCGTTCTACGGCGAGCTCCCGGACGGTGCGGTCCCCGGCCTGACCGCCGACCTCGCAGCGGCCGCGCGCACGACCCGTCCGTACTCGCTCACGCTGCGCGGGGCGGGTGTGTTCTCGCACCGCACCATGTGGGTCGGGGTAGGCGGTGACGTCGACGCGCAGCGGGCGCTGAGCGCGGCATGCGTCGCCGCGGGAGTCGAGGCCGGTGCGGTGCCCGACCGCCGTCCGCGGGACCGCCCGCACCTCACGGTGGCCCGGATCCGGCCGGGAGCGCGGCCTCCCCGGCGCGGTGCGTCCCGCCCCGGGCGTGCCACCGGACCCGCGGAGGGCGGCGGCGCGCGCGGACCCCGCACGGACGAGGAGGTCGCGCGGGGCGTCGCGCGCGCGCTCGCCGTCTACCAGGGACCGTCGTGGCAGGTGGACGCCCTGCAGCTCGTCGAGTCGCGGCCCGGGGCGGGGCGCGGCGGTGGTCCGCTGTACGAGGTGGTCGACGAGCTGCCGTTCGGCTGA
- a CDS encoding S1 family peptidase, with amino-acid sequence MTVRPPARRSVSLLAAAVVVGALGGCAALPAMPAPVPTSVVPSRSPAAAPTSQGNLSPDGFDAAQRMAVRIRNIGCGSVSTGSGFAIDPTTLVTNRHVVEDSAALQLSTYDGRDVEATAASTAALADLAIVRTAAELPAAPTLADADPAEGDAVTVVGYPLGQRLTITTGTVLGTTTDPLNENLGAVLVTDAPVEPGSSGSAVLDTEGRVVGVVYAKDDQGRSYVVPVSTLRSMLDDGSAFTDAPTCS; translated from the coding sequence ATGACGGTCCGTCCGCCCGCCCGCCGGTCGGTGTCGCTCCTCGCCGCGGCGGTCGTCGTCGGCGCCCTGGGCGGGTGCGCGGCCCTGCCCGCCATGCCGGCCCCCGTCCCGACGAGCGTCGTGCCGAGCCGCTCCCCCGCCGCCGCGCCGACGTCCCAGGGCAACCTGTCGCCCGACGGCTTCGACGCGGCGCAGCGGATGGCGGTGCGGATCCGGAACATCGGCTGCGGCTCGGTGTCCACCGGCTCGGGCTTCGCGATCGACCCGACGACGCTCGTCACGAACCGGCACGTCGTCGAGGACTCCGCGGCGCTGCAGCTCAGCACCTACGACGGGCGTGACGTCGAGGCGACCGCGGCCAGCACCGCGGCGCTGGCCGACCTCGCGATCGTGCGCACGGCCGCCGAGCTGCCCGCCGCGCCGACGCTCGCCGACGCGGACCCGGCGGAGGGCGACGCCGTCACGGTCGTCGGCTACCCGCTCGGGCAGCGTCTGACGATCACGACGGGGACCGTGCTAGGCACGACGACCGACCCGCTGAACGAGAACCTCGGCGCCGTCCTCGTCACGGACGCGCCCGTCGAGCCGGGCAGCTCGGGATCGGCGGTGCTCGACACGGAGGGGCGCGTCGTCGGCGTCGTCTACGCGAAGGACGACCAGGGGCGCAGCTACGTGGTGCCCGTGAGCACCCTGCGGTCCATGCTGGACGACGGGTCGGCGTTCACCGACGCCCCGACCTGTTCCTGA
- a CDS encoding TrmH family RNA methyltransferase gives MPELTNPRAERVKAVRALAGRPARSRSGRFLVEGPQAVREAVREQAVRVHDLYVTDDAAARYREIVADAVARGVVVRTGSAEVLDAMSADAQGLVVVADLVAVALEDVVAPGPRLVAVLAHVRDPGNAGAVVRAADAAGADGVVLTRESVDVHNPKVVRSTAGSLFHLPVATGAELPAAVAALRARGVTVLAADGTGEHDIDDLLDVAGAAPAGVPDLAAPTAWVFGNEAWGLRDEDRALADAVVRVPIRGRAESLNLATAATVCLYASARAQR, from the coding sequence ATGCCCGAGCTGACCAACCCCCGCGCCGAGCGGGTGAAGGCAGTGCGGGCGCTGGCCGGGCGTCCGGCACGTTCGCGGTCCGGCCGGTTCCTCGTCGAGGGCCCGCAGGCCGTGCGCGAGGCCGTGCGGGAGCAGGCCGTCCGGGTGCACGACCTCTACGTCACCGACGACGCCGCCGCGCGCTACCGCGAGATCGTCGCGGACGCCGTCGCGCGCGGCGTCGTGGTGCGGACCGGGTCCGCCGAGGTGCTGGACGCCATGAGCGCCGACGCGCAGGGCCTCGTCGTGGTCGCGGACCTCGTCGCCGTCGCCCTCGAGGACGTCGTCGCTCCCGGACCCCGGCTGGTCGCCGTCCTGGCGCACGTGCGCGACCCCGGCAACGCCGGGGCGGTCGTGCGCGCGGCGGACGCGGCGGGTGCCGACGGCGTCGTCCTCACACGGGAGAGCGTCGACGTGCACAACCCGAAGGTGGTGCGCTCCACGGCCGGCTCCCTGTTCCACCTGCCGGTCGCGACCGGCGCGGAGCTGCCCGCGGCCGTGGCCGCGCTGCGCGCGCGGGGGGTGACGGTGCTCGCGGCCGACGGCACGGGCGAGCACGACATCGACGACCTGCTCGACGTGGCCGGGGCCGCACCGGCAGGGGTCCCCGACCTCGCCGCGCCGACCGCGTGGGTGTTCGGCAACGAGGCCTGGGGGCTGCGCGACGAGGACCGCGCCCTCGCGGACGCGGTCGTGCGCGTCCCGATCCGGGGCCGCGCCGAGTCGCTGAACCTCGCGACGGCGGCGACCGTCTGCCTCTACGCGAGCGCGCGCGCCCAGCGCTGA